One Pseudomonas abieticivorans genomic region harbors:
- a CDS encoding (R)-mandelonitrile lyase, translating into MRTFAATSLLATILVASASSNAAEFAAGQAMNIVRNGEQASIMGAPANFAGSARIDPLFAVHGPSQVSAGAVTFQPGARSVWHTHPLGQALVVTAGTGWVQQENGEKHVIKAGDVIWTPPGVKHWHGATATTGMTHIAIQESLDGKNVVWMEPVSEAQYEAAR; encoded by the coding sequence ATGCGAACTTTCGCCGCAACCTCTTTACTGGCCACGATCCTGGTCGCATCAGCCTCCTCGAACGCCGCAGAATTCGCAGCGGGGCAGGCCATGAACATCGTCAGAAATGGCGAGCAGGCATCGATCATGGGCGCTCCTGCCAACTTTGCCGGCAGCGCACGTATCGATCCTCTTTTCGCGGTACACGGGCCTTCGCAGGTGTCGGCCGGCGCGGTGACGTTCCAGCCGGGGGCACGCTCGGTCTGGCATACCCATCCATTGGGGCAGGCGCTGGTGGTCACCGCAGGCACTGGCTGGGTCCAGCAGGAGAACGGCGAGAAGCACGTGATCAAGGCAGGTGACGTGATCTGGACGCCGCCGGGTGTGAAGCACTGGCACGGTGCAACAGCCACGACCGGCATGACGCACATCGCTATCCAGGAGTCGCTCGACGGTAAGAACGTCGTCTGGATGGAGCCCGTATCAGAGGCCCAATACGAGGCCGCGCGATGA
- a CDS encoding type II toxin-antitoxin system HicA family toxin, translating to MNSKQTSTLKSIFEKPVPNTLEWARIESLFMAVGAKTTEGNGSRVRFELNGVVGTFHRPHPDKEAKPYQVRDARSFLEQAGVTP from the coding sequence ATTAACAGCAAACAGACCAGCACCCTTAAGTCTATTTTTGAGAAGCCCGTCCCCAATACGCTGGAGTGGGCGCGTATCGAATCACTGTTCATGGCCGTCGGGGCCAAGACGACCGAGGGCAACGGCTCGCGGGTTCGCTTCGAACTGAATGGAGTAGTCGGCACCTTTCACCGACCTCATCCTGACAAGGAAGCCAAGCCGTATCAGGTTCGAGATGCGCGATCCTTTCTAGAGCAAGCAGGAGTTACGCCTTGA
- a CDS encoding type II toxin-antitoxin system HicB family antitoxin, whose translation MNYKGYAARIEYSEEDGLFVGHIAGIRDVVGFHGESVQELRTAFYEAVDDYLSACEKFGRAPQKPYSGKLSLRLEPELHATVALKAELSHKSINQWVSDALNQAVHG comes from the coding sequence ATGAATTACAAAGGCTATGCAGCCCGAATCGAATACAGCGAAGAAGACGGCCTGTTTGTTGGTCACATCGCAGGCATTCGTGACGTGGTTGGATTTCACGGCGAATCCGTGCAAGAGCTTCGCACTGCATTTTACGAGGCGGTCGACGATTACTTGAGCGCCTGCGAGAAGTTTGGCCGTGCCCCACAAAAGCCCTACTCCGGGAAGCTCAGCTTGCGCCTTGAGCCTGAGTTGCACGCCACTGTCGCCCTTAAAGCAGAGCTGTCACATAAGAGCATCAACCAGTGGGTTTCCGATGCGCTGAATCAAGCGGTGCACGGCTGA
- a CDS encoding alkene reductase encodes MTLFNEFKLGNTILSNRIVMAPMTRSRAPQDIATEQVALHYAQRATAGLIVSEGTPISREGQGYLFNPGIYTPEQIKGWKLVTDSVRSVGGRMFAQIWHVGRVSHTSIQIDGKAPVSATSKQAQGAVAFGYGEDGEPGFVSTSVPRPLTTEEVSRVIDDFAQAAQNAIDAGFDGVEIHGANGYLLEQFLNPLVNDRTDQYGAGNLQDRLRFVFDVVDAACDRIGADRIGIRISPYGQLFDMPLYPEIDETYSALCAGMRERGIAYVHVMDQTHFFMAGESSAAQEQALRELLKHCKAELGNTALILAGDMTRERADALLEENLIDLAAFGQPFIGNPDLVARLKQGWPLTTPDRDSYYGGDARGYIDYSPYRA; translated from the coding sequence TTGACCCTGTTCAACGAATTCAAACTCGGCAACACGATCCTCAGCAATCGCATCGTAATGGCGCCAATGACCCGCTCGCGCGCGCCCCAGGACATCGCCACCGAGCAGGTAGCGTTGCACTACGCTCAGCGGGCGACCGCCGGACTGATCGTATCGGAAGGCACACCAATCTCCCGCGAAGGTCAGGGCTACCTGTTCAACCCGGGCATCTACACGCCGGAGCAGATCAAGGGCTGGAAGCTGGTAACCGACTCGGTACGCAGCGTCGGCGGCCGAATGTTCGCTCAGATCTGGCACGTTGGCCGGGTATCCCACACCTCAATCCAGATCGACGGCAAAGCGCCGGTCAGCGCCACCAGCAAACAGGCCCAGGGCGCGGTCGCGTTCGGCTATGGCGAGGACGGTGAACCCGGCTTCGTGTCCACCTCCGTCCCGCGCCCGCTGACCACCGAGGAAGTTTCCCGGGTCATCGATGATTTCGCCCAGGCCGCGCAGAACGCGATTGATGCCGGTTTCGACGGCGTGGAAATCCATGGTGCCAACGGCTACCTGCTGGAGCAGTTTCTCAATCCCCTGGTCAATGACCGCACAGACCAATATGGCGCGGGCAATCTGCAGGACCGCCTGCGCTTTGTCTTCGATGTCGTCGATGCCGCCTGCGATCGAATCGGTGCCGACCGCATCGGTATTCGCATCTCACCCTACGGACAGCTGTTCGACATGCCGCTCTATCCAGAGATCGACGAAACTTATTCGGCGCTATGTGCAGGCATGCGCGAACGCGGCATCGCCTACGTACACGTCATGGACCAGACGCACTTCTTCATGGCTGGGGAAAGCTCAGCGGCGCAGGAGCAGGCCCTCCGTGAACTGCTCAAACACTGCAAGGCTGAACTGGGCAACACTGCGTTGATCCTCGCTGGCGACATGACCCGCGAACGCGCCGATGCGCTGCTGGAGGAAAACCTGATCGACTTAGCCGCGTTCGGCCAACCGTTCATTGGCAACCCAGACTTGGTCGCCAGGCTGAAGCAAGGCTGGCCGCTGACCACACCGGATCGTGACAGCTACTACGGAGGCGATGCGCGCGGCTACATCGACTACTCGCCTTACAGGGCTTGA
- a CDS encoding multidrug effflux MFS transporter, with the protein MTSTAPVATESHGLRILLILSALLAFASISTDLYLPAMPVMADALHADGGTLELTVSGYLVGFSVGQLFWGPLSDRFGRRLPVALGLLLFIIGSAGCALATDGTAIIAWRIVQALGACANVVLARAMVRDLYEGRRAAQKMSTLMTIMAIAPLAGPTVGGQILTLGSWRAIFWTLVVVGFVTLASLLLLPETLPRERRHPSSLGAVVLRYGALLRRPRFLAYVATGGFFYAGTFAYIAGSPFAYITYHHVAPQLYGALFAAGIVGVMATNQMNARLLNRHDSDTLLTVGALIAGGAGLVIAINTWADFGGLPLLVFGCFLFASSTGFIVANSVAGALNCLPEFSGSASALAGGLQYGSGVLGSALVAIYADGTPWPMGWVVAVCGVGCVLSALWVKHSTD; encoded by the coding sequence ATGACCTCGACTGCACCCGTGGCAACCGAGAGCCACGGCCTGCGTATTCTGCTGATACTCAGCGCGCTGCTGGCATTCGCCTCGATCTCCACGGATCTGTATCTGCCCGCCATGCCGGTCATGGCTGACGCCTTGCACGCCGATGGCGGCACCCTCGAGTTGACGGTGAGCGGATATCTGGTTGGCTTCAGTGTGGGCCAATTGTTCTGGGGGCCACTGAGCGATCGTTTTGGCCGTAGACTTCCAGTGGCCCTGGGGCTGCTGCTGTTCATCATCGGTTCGGCGGGCTGCGCATTGGCCACTGACGGAACAGCCATTATTGCCTGGCGGATTGTTCAGGCGCTGGGCGCTTGCGCCAATGTCGTGCTGGCGCGGGCGATGGTGCGCGATCTCTATGAAGGGCGCCGCGCGGCACAGAAGATGTCGACCCTGATGACTATCATGGCCATTGCACCGCTGGCAGGTCCTACGGTGGGTGGGCAGATCCTGACCTTGGGATCCTGGCGCGCAATCTTCTGGACCTTGGTGGTCGTCGGGTTCGTTACCCTGGCCAGCTTGCTGCTGCTGCCTGAGACGCTACCGCGCGAGCGTCGTCATCCCAGTTCACTCGGCGCCGTCGTATTGCGCTACGGCGCCCTGCTCCGGCGCCCACGATTTCTGGCCTACGTGGCCACCGGCGGATTTTTCTACGCCGGCACCTTCGCCTACATTGCCGGTTCGCCGTTCGCCTACATCACCTATCACCACGTGGCACCTCAGCTATACGGCGCGCTGTTCGCGGCAGGCATCGTAGGCGTGATGGCAACCAACCAGATGAATGCACGGCTGCTCAATCGCCATGACAGCGACACGCTATTAACCGTCGGTGCACTGATCGCCGGCGGTGCCGGCCTGGTCATCGCAATCAACACCTGGGCCGACTTCGGCGGACTGCCGTTATTGGTCTTCGGCTGCTTTTTATTCGCCTCGTCCACGGGGTTCATCGTCGCCAACTCAGTGGCGGGGGCATTGAACTGCCTGCCTGAATTCAGCGGCTCGGCATCCGCACTCGCCGGCGGCTTGCAGTACGGCTCGGGCGTACTCGGATCTGCACTCGTAGCGATATACGCGGACGGCACCCCTTGGCCCATGGGTTGGGTAGTGGCCGTTTGCGGAGTCGGCTGCGTGCTCAGCGCGCTCTGGGTAAAACACTCAACTGATTAA
- a CDS encoding MarR family winged helix-turn-helix transcriptional regulator, whose translation MLDRLECKGLIVRSQDGQDRRQVRLVLTHKGEAMRSVLPTMEVAAMNEFTSVLTLEEVLQLQGLLEKMLSVESPRIT comes from the coding sequence ATGTTGGATCGCCTTGAGTGCAAGGGCTTGATCGTTCGTAGCCAGGACGGTCAAGACCGACGCCAGGTTCGCTTGGTGCTGACCCATAAAGGGGAGGCGATGAGGTCGGTGCTTCCGACGATGGAGGTTGCCGCGATGAATGAGTTCACTTCAGTACTCACGTTAGAGGAAGTACTGCAGTTGCAGGGTCTTTTGGAAAAGATGCTGTCCGTTGAATCACCACGGATTACATAA
- a CDS encoding MFS transporter produces the protein MLALLTLGVLISYVDRTSISSALADPSFVQYFQLTSLDRGWLNSAFFWSYGLFQVPMGWVADRYGVKWPYAVSFGSWCIFTLLLGAVHALESLIALRLLIGVSEAIVVPASYRWIRNNFDESRLGLAAGLLAMGNKLGPAIGAPVAALLIVSYSWKVMFIATGLVGMLWLIPWLLTVSNDFPSKSERSNVTGRARTVGLHSILSSPVIWGGLITNFCYGYFAFYCMTWMPAYLVEQRGLSISKSGLYTFFSFAGIAVVAVLAGWAADRIIARGYNAVRVRKVFVISGFTLAGTVLLGAYAPTQNMALFWNTFSLSCLGLTTANNLVLSRMTLIPKQMVGLVTGVQQLATSLAGGVTAGLSGWLLQTSGSYDLPMKVILAFLLIGAAATIVLYRPEWAPKNSEPLGQLHNA, from the coding sequence GTGCTCGCACTGCTTACACTGGGCGTCCTTATTTCCTACGTCGACCGCACCAGTATTTCTTCTGCGTTGGCGGATCCCTCGTTCGTTCAATACTTTCAATTGACCAGTCTGGATCGTGGCTGGCTCAACTCGGCCTTCTTCTGGTCGTACGGCCTGTTCCAGGTTCCTATGGGCTGGGTAGCCGATCGCTATGGCGTGAAATGGCCGTATGCAGTGTCCTTCGGATCGTGGTGCATTTTTACCCTATTGTTGGGCGCCGTACATGCACTTGAAAGCCTGATCGCCTTGCGGTTACTTATCGGTGTGTCCGAGGCTATCGTTGTTCCCGCCAGTTACCGCTGGATACGCAATAATTTTGATGAGAGTCGCCTCGGCCTCGCTGCCGGCCTTCTTGCCATGGGCAACAAGCTAGGCCCGGCCATTGGTGCTCCTGTAGCGGCTTTGTTAATTGTGAGTTATTCCTGGAAAGTGATGTTCATCGCCACGGGATTGGTCGGCATGTTGTGGCTTATCCCGTGGTTGTTGACCGTAAGCAATGACTTTCCATCCAAGAGCGAACGGTCCAACGTGACGGGGCGAGCGCGGACAGTTGGCCTGCACAGCATTCTAAGCAGCCCGGTAATATGGGGTGGGCTGATTACCAACTTCTGCTATGGCTACTTTGCATTCTACTGCATGACTTGGATGCCAGCTTATCTGGTCGAGCAACGGGGCTTGTCGATATCCAAGTCGGGGCTATACACGTTCTTCAGCTTCGCCGGCATCGCCGTGGTTGCGGTGCTGGCGGGCTGGGCAGCGGACCGGATCATTGCACGGGGCTATAACGCCGTGCGGGTACGCAAGGTCTTCGTTATCTCCGGTTTTACGCTTGCGGGCACCGTGTTGCTCGGAGCTTATGCGCCCACGCAGAACATGGCACTTTTCTGGAACACTTTTTCCCTCTCGTGCCTGGGCTTGACGACGGCCAATAACCTCGTTTTGTCGCGCATGACGTTGATCCCCAAGCAGATGGTGGGACTGGTGACTGGCGTGCAGCAGCTCGCGACAAGCCTTGCCGGCGGTGTGACGGCCGGTCTTTCAGGATGGCTATTGCAGACCAGTGGCAGCTATGACCTGCCGATGAAAGTGATTCTGGCGTTTCTGCTGATCGGCGCCGCCGCCACCATCGTCCTGTATCGCCCCGAATGGGCACCCAAAAACAGCGAGCCACTTGGGCAGTTGCATAACGCGTAG
- a CDS encoding membrane-bound PQQ-dependent dehydrogenase, glucose/quinate/shikimate family has product MEQANPSRAAKVLAIALGLVVTLVGVFMLVGGSYLISLGGSWYFAVAGLALTAAGALIARRRPAGVALYLLAFVATIAWSLWDVGFAFWPLFSRLFALGVLALATLLILPVLTGGARGPVARLAYTAAAVVAVGLAATVYSTFQPQPIETAEGASAPVPGQAVGAVAGGDWRAFGRTPSGTRHALADKITPDNVAGLKVAWTYRTGEVPSANKQGHVVTPLNINGTLYGCTQSSQLFALDADTGKELWHFDSHSKTNNVYPRCRGVGYYDATDNAAAQTANPDAGAPAAACTRRIIATTVDARLIAVDAATGKACSDFGDNGSVNLHAGMGKDNQDLYFPTAAPTVVRDLVVMGGLVWDNQKTGEPSGVVRAFDVRTGALAWAWDLGNPATTKLPPEGESYTPGTPNVWSTPAFDDQLGLIYLPTGNATPDFWGGHRSEADDKYSSSIVALDIATGRERWHFQTVHHDLWDYDVPSQPALYDVSDGHGGTIPALIQTTKRGQIFMLDRRTGMPIADVQERAVPQGGVADDRHAPTQPYSVGMPSIGTEPLSEKRMWGLTPLDQLICRIDFKKARYEGEFTPPSERLTIQYPSWLGGMNWGSVSIAENLGYMIVNDTRVPIWNRMIPRAAYDAKKLAGGGHEGNAPQDGTPWGIEQGRFLSPIGVPCQEPPYGTLSAIDLATRKVVWSTPLGTTEETGPLGIATHLPIPIGMPTRGGPVTTSAGLVFIAGTQDFNIRAFDVRTGRQLWKGELPVGAEATPMMYVSPRSGRQFLVISAGGNSATTQKGDYIIAFALPQ; this is encoded by the coding sequence ATGGAGCAAGCCAATCCATCCAGAGCCGCCAAGGTGCTGGCCATCGCCTTGGGCCTGGTCGTCACGCTGGTGGGCGTGTTCATGCTGGTGGGCGGCAGCTACCTCATTAGCCTGGGCGGCTCCTGGTACTTTGCCGTTGCCGGCCTGGCGCTGACCGCCGCAGGGGCGCTGATCGCGCGCCGGCGCCCCGCCGGAGTAGCGCTCTACCTGCTGGCGTTCGTGGCCACTATCGCTTGGTCGCTCTGGGACGTAGGGTTCGCGTTCTGGCCATTGTTCTCGCGGCTGTTTGCACTCGGCGTCCTCGCGTTGGCGACGCTGCTGATACTGCCCGTGCTCACCGGTGGCGCACGTGGGCCTGTCGCTCGCTTGGCCTATACGGCGGCTGCCGTAGTTGCAGTAGGGCTTGCAGCCACCGTCTACTCGACCTTCCAACCCCAGCCGATTGAAACCGCAGAGGGCGCATCGGCGCCTGTGCCGGGCCAGGCAGTAGGAGCAGTAGCGGGCGGCGACTGGCGCGCATTCGGACGCACACCTTCGGGGACACGGCACGCCCTGGCGGACAAGATCACGCCGGACAACGTGGCCGGGTTGAAGGTCGCGTGGACCTATAGGACCGGCGAGGTCCCCAGTGCCAACAAACAAGGGCACGTGGTGACCCCGCTGAACATCAACGGGACCTTGTATGGCTGCACCCAATCGAGCCAGCTGTTCGCATTGGATGCCGATACGGGCAAGGAACTGTGGCACTTCGATTCACACTCGAAAACCAACAATGTCTACCCGCGCTGCCGCGGTGTGGGCTACTACGATGCGACGGACAACGCTGCTGCGCAAACCGCCAACCCGGACGCCGGTGCGCCAGCGGCCGCCTGTACCCGTCGTATCATTGCGACCACCGTCGACGCGCGCTTGATTGCCGTCGACGCAGCCACGGGTAAAGCCTGCAGCGACTTCGGCGACAATGGCAGTGTCAACCTGCACGCGGGCATGGGCAAAGACAACCAGGACCTCTACTTCCCTACCGCCGCACCCACCGTGGTCCGCGACCTGGTGGTGATGGGTGGCCTGGTGTGGGACAACCAGAAAACCGGTGAACCTTCAGGCGTGGTCCGTGCCTTCGATGTGCGCACCGGCGCCCTCGCCTGGGCCTGGGACCTGGGCAACCCGGCGACCACCAAACTGCCCCCTGAAGGCGAAAGCTACACGCCTGGCACGCCGAACGTCTGGTCCACCCCTGCGTTCGACGACCAGCTGGGGCTGATCTACCTGCCCACTGGCAACGCCACACCGGACTTCTGGGGCGGCCATCGTTCAGAAGCGGACGATAAGTATTCCTCGTCCATCGTCGCCCTGGACATTGCCACGGGCCGCGAGCGCTGGCATTTCCAGACGGTGCATCATGACCTTTGGGATTACGACGTACCCTCGCAACCGGCGCTGTACGACGTATCCGATGGGCACGGAGGGACGATTCCCGCGCTGATCCAGACCACCAAGCGTGGCCAGATATTCATGTTGGACCGCCGCACAGGCATGCCCATCGCCGATGTTCAGGAACGCGCGGTGCCCCAAGGTGGGGTGGCCGACGATCGCCATGCACCGACCCAACCGTACTCCGTTGGTATGCCGTCGATCGGTACCGAGCCACTCAGCGAAAAACGGATGTGGGGCCTGACGCCGCTCGATCAATTGATCTGCCGGATCGATTTCAAGAAGGCGCGTTACGAGGGTGAGTTCACTCCGCCGAGCGAGCGTTTGACGATCCAGTACCCGAGTTGGCTGGGCGGCATGAACTGGGGTTCGGTGTCCATCGCTGAAAACCTGGGCTACATGATCGTCAACGATACCCGCGTACCGATCTGGAATCGGATGATCCCCCGCGCTGCATACGACGCGAAAAAACTAGCGGGTGGCGGCCATGAAGGCAATGCTCCGCAGGACGGCACGCCATGGGGTATCGAGCAAGGGCGCTTCCTCTCCCCTATAGGTGTGCCCTGCCAGGAGCCACCCTATGGCACCCTGAGCGCAATCGATCTGGCGACACGTAAAGTCGTCTGGTCCACGCCACTGGGCACCACGGAAGAAACCGGCCCGCTCGGCATTGCCACCCACCTGCCGATCCCGATCGGAATGCCCACGCGTGGCGGACCGGTGACCACCTCCGCCGGGCTGGTGTTCATCGCCGGGACGCAGGATTTCAATATCCGAGCCTTCGATGTGCGTACTGGGCGCCAGCTATGGAAAGGTGAACTGCCGGTCGGCGCAGAGGCAACGCCCATGATGTATGTCTCGCCACGCAGCGGTCGGCAGTTCCTGGTCATCAGTGCTGGCGGCAATTCGGCGACCACGCAGAAGGGTGACTACATCATTGCGTTCGCACTTCCTCAGTAA
- a CDS encoding LysR family transcriptional regulator, translating to MFSSERLKGIDVFVIVADLGSFTAAAERLNLTNSAISKSIARLEGRLGTRLFQRTTRRLSLTEAGETFYRTCTTVLSDLEEVEIALTSTQTEPQGRVRIDLPASYGRMHVLPLIIEFMKQHTRLQPHVSFSDRYVDPVHEGIDIVVRIGGSDAWPASIGHQFFGTQKLIFCAAPEYVERHGEPKTVSDLDNHQCIGYGQNDGMAIPWYFKGRQPGDMERRIMHPHIAVGDGEGEVMAVLAGLGIAQLPTWLAQVHLNSARLVEVLPELATEGLPMNLMWLKSREALPKVSALVAYLAANLTPAGRR from the coding sequence ATGTTTTCATCTGAGCGCCTGAAGGGTATCGATGTTTTCGTCATCGTCGCCGACCTGGGGAGCTTCACGGCCGCGGCTGAACGCTTGAACCTGACCAACTCCGCCATCAGCAAGAGTATTGCGCGCCTTGAAGGGCGCTTGGGCACCCGCCTGTTCCAGCGAACCACGCGCCGGTTGTCGCTCACTGAAGCGGGGGAAACCTTCTACCGTACCTGTACAACAGTGCTCTCGGACCTCGAGGAAGTCGAGATTGCCCTGACGTCGACCCAGACCGAACCACAGGGCAGGGTGCGTATTGATTTGCCCGCTTCTTATGGGCGCATGCACGTGCTGCCGCTGATTATTGAGTTCATGAAGCAGCACACACGGCTGCAGCCTCATGTGTCGTTTTCCGATCGCTACGTCGACCCGGTGCATGAAGGCATCGATATCGTTGTCAGGATTGGCGGCTCGGATGCATGGCCGGCTTCAATTGGGCACCAGTTTTTTGGGACCCAGAAACTGATTTTTTGCGCTGCACCTGAATATGTGGAGCGTCATGGCGAGCCGAAAACAGTATCGGATCTTGATAACCATCAGTGCATTGGCTATGGCCAGAACGACGGCATGGCGATCCCTTGGTACTTCAAGGGCCGCCAGCCAGGGGACATGGAGCGCAGGATCATGCATCCTCACATTGCGGTGGGCGATGGCGAGGGCGAGGTAATGGCGGTGCTGGCCGGCCTGGGCATCGCCCAGCTGCCGACCTGGCTGGCGCAGGTGCATCTGAACAGCGCAAGGCTGGTGGAGGTGCTGCCTGAACTCGCCACTGAGGGCTTACCCATGAACCTGATGTGGCTCAAGAGCCGTGAGGCCCTGCCCAAGGTCAGCGCCCTAGTCGCTTACTTGGCGGCCAATCTAACCCCCGCCGGGCGACGTTGA
- a CDS encoding SDR family NAD(P)-dependent oxidoreductase, producing the protein MSFSFENQVALVTGAASGIGLATAKAFAQAGASVTLADLYGDAARTAAQELVDAGYPAIGIQCDVGDTEQIQAMIKETVATFGRLDAAFNNAGIQNVLAEIADATIEDFDRVISINLRSVWNCMKFELQHMREQGSGTIVNCSSLGGLVGGAQRANYHAAKHGVIGLTKSAALEYATRNIRVNAVCPGLIWTPMVDQMVAAGQKEAMEGMVQAIPMGRHGRPEEIADAVLWLCSNTSSYVTGQSISVDGGFVMR; encoded by the coding sequence ATGAGTTTTTCATTCGAGAATCAGGTAGCCCTGGTCACCGGCGCGGCGTCCGGTATTGGTCTGGCCACGGCCAAGGCCTTTGCGCAGGCGGGTGCGTCCGTGACGCTGGCAGATTTGTACGGGGACGCCGCCCGTACTGCTGCACAGGAGCTGGTTGACGCTGGCTATCCAGCCATCGGCATTCAATGCGACGTCGGCGACACGGAGCAGATTCAAGCAATGATCAAGGAAACCGTCGCTACTTTCGGTCGCCTGGACGCCGCATTCAACAATGCGGGTATTCAAAATGTCCTGGCCGAGATTGCTGACGCAACCATCGAAGATTTCGACCGGGTGATCTCGATCAACCTTCGCTCGGTCTGGAACTGCATGAAGTTTGAATTGCAGCACATGCGCGAGCAGGGCAGCGGCACCATCGTCAACTGCTCCTCGCTGGGTGGCTTGGTCGGCGGCGCGCAACGCGCCAACTACCATGCGGCCAAGCACGGGGTCATCGGCTTGACCAAAAGTGCCGCACTCGAATATGCGACGCGCAATATCCGCGTCAACGCCGTCTGCCCCGGGCTGATCTGGACGCCGATGGTCGATCAGATGGTCGCGGCTGGGCAGAAGGAAGCGATGGAAGGCATGGTCCAGGCCATCCCTATGGGGCGCCATGGTCGCCCTGAAGAAATCGCCGATGCTGTTCTTTGGTTGTGCAGCAATACCTCCAGCTATGTCACCGGCCAATCGATCTCTGTCGACGGCGGTTTTGTGATGCGCTAA
- a CDS encoding MFS transporter, which yields MQPSSTASAALAPADTSRSGLSILIMAVAAFIIVTTEFLIVGLLPALSRELNISIALAGQVVTLFAFTVMLFGPVLTAKLAHVERKKLFTLILLVFAASNVLAAVSTNIWVLALARFIPALALPVFWGTSSETAGQLAGPGQAGKAIGRVYLGITAALVFGVPLGTLAADSVGWRGSFWILAGISLLIAALMHLVMPTLPVSPSAHPEQKQTAILRQPRFLAHLLLSILTFTALFTAYTYLADVLERLAGIPASQVGWWLMGFGAIGMVGNHLAGTLVDRKPLVAMVVFLVLAGAGMLAAVPLAPHHIWLTVALMAWGIGYTALFVVCQVRVMQAGAHAQALAATMNISAANAGIGLGAIIGGIGIGHFGIASIGVIATLIAALAVIVALLLMRRQ from the coding sequence ATGCAGCCCTCATCCACGGCAAGCGCCGCACTGGCCCCTGCTGACACCTCGCGTTCGGGGCTTTCGATTCTGATCATGGCGGTCGCGGCCTTTATTATCGTTACCACTGAATTCCTGATCGTCGGCCTGTTGCCGGCGCTGTCTCGCGAGCTGAACATCTCGATCGCGCTGGCCGGCCAGGTGGTTACCCTGTTCGCCTTCACGGTCATGCTGTTTGGGCCGGTACTCACCGCCAAGCTGGCGCATGTTGAACGCAAGAAGCTGTTCACCCTGATCCTGCTGGTGTTCGCTGCGTCGAACGTGCTGGCTGCGGTTTCCACCAACATCTGGGTACTCGCGCTGGCGCGCTTTATCCCAGCCCTGGCCTTGCCAGTGTTCTGGGGCACCTCCAGCGAGACCGCCGGGCAACTGGCCGGCCCTGGGCAAGCAGGCAAGGCTATCGGCCGGGTCTACCTGGGCATCACCGCCGCACTGGTGTTCGGCGTGCCGCTGGGCACCCTGGCGGCAGACTCGGTGGGCTGGCGCGGCAGCTTCTGGATTCTGGCAGGTATCTCCCTGCTCATCGCCGCGCTGATGCATCTGGTGATGCCAACGCTGCCGGTGTCGCCCAGCGCGCACCCTGAGCAGAAGCAAACCGCGATCCTGCGCCAACCGCGCTTCCTCGCCCACCTGCTGCTGTCGATCCTGACCTTCACCGCGCTGTTCACCGCCTACACCTACTTGGCCGATGTGCTCGAACGCCTGGCCGGCATCCCCGCTAGCCAAGTGGGCTGGTGGCTGATGGGCTTCGGTGCGATCGGCATGGTCGGCAACCACCTGGCCGGCACCCTAGTCGACCGCAAACCTTTGGTGGCCATGGTGGTGTTCCTGGTGCTGGCCGGTGCGGGCATGCTCGCCGCGGTGCCATTGGCGCCACACCACATCTGGCTGACCGTGGCGTTGATGGCCTGGGGTATCGGTTACACCGCGCTGTTCGTGGTCTGCCAGGTGCGGGTCATGCAGGCCGGTGCGCACGCACAGGCTTTGGCTGCGACCATGAACATTTCTGCGGCGAATGCCGGTATCGGCCTGGGCGCCATTATCGGCGGCATCGGTATCGGCCACTTCGGCATCGCCTCGATTGGCGTCATCGCTACCCTCATCGCAGCATTGGCTGTGATCGTCGCGCTACTGCTGATGCGTCGCCAGTAG